ACTGTGTTTCCATATCCATATAGATCTTCATCCCTCTTTCATGAATAGCTTTAACCAGAGCGATGTAATCTTCTTCCGTACCATATTGGGGGTCGATCTTTTCGAAATCAGTTGCATAGTAATTGTGATAGTAAACAGACTCATAAAGCGGGGTAAGAAGAATAGATGTTACGCCTAAATTCTGGAGGTAGTCCAGTTTTAGCCGTATGCCATTAAGATCTCCATGCTGATCGCCATTACTGTCATAGAAGCTTCGTTGGAAAACGTGGTAGATGACTTCGTTATGTATTTTGTCTCTTTTGGGAATACTTTTACAGCCTACCAAGAATAAGAGGCAGTAGAAAAAGCACAGGCAAAGGTTTTTTAGTTGAACCATTATTTAGGCTTATAAAGGGTATTGTAAATTATAATAATAATGGATTCATTTCAGAATCGGCTAAGGTGCCCGGCTCCTTACTCCCTAACCACTGTTTTAGATCATTCTCTTGATAGGCGTGTTGCGGGGTGGTTATTCTGGCACCATCGGCATAATAAATAATGGTCATCACTTCCCGCATGTCAGTTGAATTATTGCCTGGTGCATGATGTATGGTAAATCCATTGTGCCAGGTTGCGTCGCCTGCTTTCATGGCCGAAGGTTTAACCAGTGGAAAACGTTTTTCCCTTACGTATTGCTCAAAGGCATCTTCCGATTCGTCGGAGATGACATAGTCGAAAACATTACCTTGCAGATGTGAGCCCGAGGCAAATGTAAGCATCCCCATATCTGGATGTGGAATGTCTACCATTGGCATCCACATGGTAATGGTATTTTTAGTGTCTAGTGGCCAATAATTTTGGTCTTGATGCCAAGGTGTTGGTCCACCGCCGGGTTCTTTAAACAGGGCCTGATCATGATATAAACGAACATTGTCTACGCCAAGTAAGCTGGCCGCAATACCAGCAAAACGTTTTGCCAGTACAAATCGTTTTACCTGTTCATTCACTCGCCATAAGTTCATGATCTGTAAAAATGCTTTTCCATAAGTGTCGCGCTCAGATAATTGCCGCTTTTCCTGATTAAATTCATCGGCTGC
This Olivibacter sp. SDN3 DNA region includes the following protein-coding sequences:
- a CDS encoding phytanoyl-CoA dioxygenase family protein, which encodes MEAKTIDLPILDDLKPVSPEQVSEFQRNGHIITYDLLSKEEVRAFQKVISKAADEFNQEKRQLSERDTYGKAFLQIMNLWRVNEQVKRFVLAKRFAGIAASLLGVDNVRLYHDQALFKEPGGGPTPWHQDQNYWPLDTKNTITMWMPMVDIPHPDMGMLTFASGSHLQGNVFDYVISDESEDAFEQYVREKRFPLVKPSAMKAGDATWHNGFTIHHAPGNNSTDMREVMTIIYYADGARITTPQHAYQENDLKQWLGSKEPGTLADSEMNPLLL